The following are encoded in a window of Vibrio sp. SCSIO 43136 genomic DNA:
- a CDS encoding bifunctional 4-hydroxy-2-oxoglutarate aldolase/2-dehydro-3-deoxy-phosphogluconate aldolase, with protein MTTLNEQLSNLKVIPVIAINKAEDAIPLGRALVENGMPCAEITFRTECAAEAIRLMRKEFPEMLIGAGTILTNEQVDEAVDAGVDFIVSPGFNPRTVQYCLDKGVAIVPGVNNPSLVEQAMEMGLRTLKFFPAEPSGGVGMLKALTAVYPVKFMPTGGVSLKNVDEYLSIPAVLACGGTWMVPTKLIDEGKWDELGALVRDAVAHVN; from the coding sequence ATGACTACTCTAAACGAACAGCTTTCAAACCTTAAAGTAATCCCAGTAATCGCTATCAACAAAGCAGAAGATGCGATCCCTCTAGGCCGTGCGCTAGTTGAAAACGGCATGCCTTGTGCTGAAATCACATTCCGTACTGAGTGTGCAGCAGAAGCTATCCGCCTAATGCGCAAGGAGTTCCCAGAGATGCTGATCGGCGCTGGTACTATCCTAACTAACGAGCAAGTAGACGAAGCTGTAGATGCTGGTGTTGACTTCATCGTAAGCCCAGGTTTCAACCCACGTACTGTTCAGTACTGTCTAGATAAAGGTGTTGCTATCGTACCGGGTGTTAACAACCCAAGCCTAGTTGAGCAAGCGATGGAAATGGGTCTTCGCACACTTAAGTTCTTCCCAGCAGAGCCATCAGGCGGCGTTGGTATGCTTAAAGCACTAACCGCTGTTTACCCAGTGAAGTTCATGCCAACAGGTGGTGTTAGCCTGAAAAACGTTGACGAGTACCTGTCAATCCCAGCAGTACTTGCGTGTGGTGGTACTTGGATGGTTCCAACCAAGCTTATCGACGAAGGTAAGTGGGACGAGCTAGGCGCTCTAGTACGTGATGCAGTTGCGCACGTGAACTAA
- the dmeF gene encoding CDF family Co(II)/Ni(II) efflux transporter DmeF encodes MDKPAAVPLKHSHDFASHNHRGEKRTFYVLLLTAATMVIEIVAGTVYGSMALLADGWHMGTHAAAFCITLFAYRYAKQHANSDRFSFGTGKVSVLGGFTSAIALGIVAMLMFVESVHRLLNPQAIQFNEAILVACIGLAVNVVSIFLLGDEHHHDHSHGHSHSHDHDDHHHHDHNLRAAYMHVLADALTSVLAIVALLFGKFYGWHWLDAVMGMVGAVVIGKWTLNLIHQTSPILLDENIEQGYRRKIISELEPHGVIEDMHVWKVSGHHYSAAITISPDSELNAADFKQMLAKFDKIVHLTIEVHHSPLCKTSST; translated from the coding sequence ATGGATAAACCTGCTGCAGTTCCACTTAAACACTCACACGACTTTGCTTCTCACAATCATCGAGGTGAAAAGCGTACATTTTACGTCTTGTTGCTAACGGCAGCGACCATGGTGATTGAGATCGTTGCAGGCACTGTATACGGCTCAATGGCTCTGCTCGCAGATGGCTGGCACATGGGTACCCATGCGGCTGCTTTCTGTATCACCTTGTTCGCTTATCGATATGCTAAGCAGCACGCAAATAGTGATCGTTTTTCTTTTGGTACGGGAAAAGTCAGTGTGCTGGGGGGCTTCACCAGTGCTATTGCACTGGGCATCGTGGCAATGCTGATGTTTGTAGAGTCAGTGCATCGATTGTTAAACCCGCAAGCGATTCAATTTAATGAGGCCATTTTAGTCGCTTGCATTGGCTTAGCCGTGAACGTAGTAAGTATATTTTTGCTTGGTGATGAGCACCACCACGATCACTCCCATGGGCATTCTCATAGTCACGACCACGATGATCATCATCACCACGATCACAATTTACGAGCAGCCTACATGCACGTACTTGCGGATGCATTAACCTCGGTGCTCGCTATTGTCGCTTTGTTGTTCGGTAAGTTTTATGGCTGGCATTGGCTAGATGCAGTGATGGGGATGGTTGGTGCTGTTGTGATCGGTAAATGGACATTAAACCTGATTCATCAAACCAGCCCTATCTTGCTTGATGAAAATATCGAACAGGGTTACCGCCGAAAGATTATCTCTGAGCTTGAGCCTCATGGCGTCATCGAGGACATGCACGTTTGGAAGGTCAGTGGTCACCATTACAGTGCTGCTATCACCATTTCTCCAGACTCGGAGTTGAATGCGGCAGACTTTAAGCAGATGCTAGCGAAGTTTGATAAGATAGTGCACCTGACAATTGAGGTACATCATTCTCCGTTATGCAAAACATCGAGCACTTAA
- a CDS encoding cupin domain-containing protein, with protein MNAFFHADEHPWEDLGGGLKRKIVAYTDDLMAVHVCFDKGAVGHLHAHEIHDQIGYVVAGSFEAEIDGQKRILKPGDAYFAKKHMVHGAVALEQDSVLLDVFNPAREDFLNK; from the coding sequence ATGAACGCATTCTTTCACGCGGATGAACATCCATGGGAAGATCTAGGAGGCGGTCTAAAGCGTAAAATCGTGGCATATACGGATGACCTGATGGCAGTTCATGTATGTTTTGATAAGGGCGCAGTTGGGCATCTACATGCGCACGAAATCCATGATCAAATTGGTTATGTCGTTGCTGGCAGCTTTGAAGCTGAAATCGACGGTCAGAAACGAATCCTTAAACCAGGGGATGCGTACTTCGCCAAAAAACACATGGTTCACGGTGCGGTTGCTCTAGAACAAGACAGTGTACTACTCGACGTATTCAATCCAGCTCGCGAAGATTTTCTCAATAAATAA
- a CDS encoding MarR family transcriptional regulator — protein sequence MQNIEHLSQLLTEFYDKMSSWEQSVVKDTGYSLAQVHTIEVLGVHGALRMKELAEKLGITTGTLTVQIEKLVAAGLIERKAHPTDRRAIVVTLTEQGEVIHRQHNQLHIDLVTDLTRHIEPSQRAVLIESLTKINQEF from the coding sequence ATGCAAAACATCGAGCACTTAAGCCAATTACTGACAGAATTTTACGACAAGATGTCATCTTGGGAGCAGTCCGTGGTCAAAGATACGGGCTACTCTTTGGCCCAAGTCCATACCATTGAAGTGCTTGGTGTCCATGGTGCGCTGCGAATGAAAGAGCTGGCTGAAAAGCTGGGCATTACTACCGGAACATTGACAGTGCAGATTGAAAAGTTAGTTGCGGCAGGTCTAATCGAGCGTAAAGCTCACCCCACCGATCGTCGAGCCATAGTGGTAACGCTGACCGAACAAGGGGAAGTGATTCATCGTCAGCACAATCAGTTACACATTGATTTGGTGACGGATTTAACTCGTCATATCGAGCCGTCTCAACGAGCTGTGTTGATTGAGAGTTTAACCAAGATTAACCAAGAGTTTTAA
- a CDS encoding DUF2913 family protein, whose amino-acid sequence MKTLLSKEETKFLLLRDLALSGLLHLEFKKLEAKRSLTVSDRNAALSTWLKKQSARQRFKLLKKKVRTLLTSVSSSRGIDLEKVLLEAINYSEEVETTHLEEFLIMVRSIEKEFNSTLMLSSPQQVKLDYKQEKELLCVLSDDLNAHFNSQGKMTTPVNFLARTSRYNRSMLFNAISGFALFEPKVQYEDDDFIRFTLSVSFK is encoded by the coding sequence TTGAAGACCTTACTATCCAAAGAAGAAACCAAATTTCTCCTACTGCGAGACCTTGCGTTAAGTGGGTTGTTGCATCTTGAGTTTAAGAAACTCGAGGCAAAGCGTTCGCTAACGGTATCGGATAGAAATGCTGCGCTGTCGACTTGGCTGAAAAAACAGTCGGCTCGCCAACGTTTTAAGCTGCTTAAGAAGAAAGTCAGGACTCTGCTGACCAGCGTTAGTAGCTCACGAGGTATTGATTTAGAGAAGGTGCTATTAGAGGCGATCAACTATTCAGAAGAAGTTGAGACCACACACCTTGAAGAGTTTTTGATCATGGTGCGCTCGATAGAAAAAGAATTTAACTCCACCTTAATGCTGTCATCTCCGCAACAGGTCAAGCTTGATTACAAACAAGAGAAAGAGTTGTTGTGTGTATTGTCTGACGATCTCAATGCACACTTTAACAGCCAAGGTAAAATGACCACCCCAGTCAACTTCCTTGCCCGCACGTCGCGATACAACCGTTCAATGCTTTTTAATGCCATTTCTGGGTTCGCACTGTTTGAACCCAAAGTGCAATACGAAGACGATGATTTCATTCGCTTTACATTGTCGGTGAGCTTTAAATAA
- the katG gene encoding catalase/peroxidase HPI: protein MHGEHNSSGGKCPVMHGGNTTLGGKATKNVDWWPNQLNLKILHQNDTKSNPNGDDFNYAEAFKALNLKAVKQDLEALMTDSQEWWPADYGHYGPFMIRMAWHAAGTYRTADGRGGGNTGNQRFAPLNSWPDNGNLDKARRLLWPVKKKYGNSLSWADLFILAGNVAIESMGLKTFGFAGGREDIWEPEEDIYWGAESEWLGDERYSGDRDLESPLAAVQMGLIYVNPEGPNGNPSILASGRDIRDTFARMGMDDEETVALVAGGHTFGKTHGAGDPELMGPEPEAAPLEEMGFGWTNSHGTGIGDDTTTSGIEGAWTPNPIQWDNGYFEMLFGYDWDLVKSPAGAWQWVPVGVDEEHKAPQAHDNSKKVTTIMTTADMAMRMDPIYGEISKRFFENPDQFADAFARAWFKLTHRDMGPKARYLGEEVPAEDLIWQDPLPEATGKALTADCVHSIKDIVKATDLSVAEMVYTAWSSASTFRGSDFRGGANGARIQLAPQKGWEVNQPEQLERVLNVYRQVQEQFSGDVSLADVIVIGGNLAIEQAAEAAGHQISVPFTAGRVDATEEQTDAESFAVLEPVADGFRNFAKKTYTIPAEELLLDKAQLLTLTAPEMTVLVGGLRVLGANHGETPHGVFTKTPGVLTNDFFVNLTDMSTEWKPVCPHNSAYVGTDRATGEKKWTATRVDLVFGSNSQLRALAELYACDDAKEKFVQDFVNAWVKVMDADRFDVK from the coding sequence ATGCACGGTGAACACAATAGCTCGGGCGGCAAATGCCCTGTCATGCACGGCGGTAACACGACGTTAGGTGGCAAAGCGACAAAAAATGTCGATTGGTGGCCAAACCAATTGAACCTTAAAATTTTGCACCAGAACGATACTAAATCGAACCCAAATGGCGACGATTTCAACTACGCAGAAGCATTCAAAGCGCTAAATCTCAAGGCGGTAAAACAAGATCTTGAGGCGTTGATGACCGACTCTCAGGAGTGGTGGCCAGCAGATTACGGTCACTATGGTCCATTTATGATCCGTATGGCGTGGCACGCCGCGGGAACCTACCGCACCGCCGATGGCCGTGGTGGAGGCAACACAGGCAACCAACGTTTTGCGCCACTAAACAGCTGGCCAGACAACGGTAACCTAGATAAAGCTCGCCGCCTGCTTTGGCCGGTGAAGAAAAAGTACGGCAATAGCCTATCTTGGGCGGATCTGTTTATCCTTGCAGGTAACGTTGCAATTGAATCTATGGGTCTTAAAACCTTCGGTTTCGCTGGCGGACGAGAAGATATCTGGGAGCCAGAAGAAGACATCTACTGGGGTGCAGAGAGTGAGTGGCTAGGCGACGAACGCTATTCAGGTGATCGTGACCTAGAAAGCCCACTTGCGGCGGTTCAAATGGGTCTTATCTATGTAAACCCTGAAGGTCCAAATGGCAACCCAAGCATCTTGGCCTCTGGCCGTGATATTCGCGATACCTTTGCGCGCATGGGTATGGATGATGAAGAAACCGTAGCATTGGTTGCTGGGGGACACACCTTCGGCAAAACTCACGGTGCAGGTGACCCTGAGTTAATGGGCCCAGAGCCAGAAGCGGCACCACTTGAAGAAATGGGTTTTGGCTGGACCAATAGTCATGGCACAGGTATTGGTGATGACACTACCACCAGTGGTATTGAAGGGGCTTGGACACCAAACCCAATTCAATGGGATAACGGCTACTTTGAAATGCTGTTTGGCTACGACTGGGATCTTGTGAAATCACCTGCGGGCGCTTGGCAATGGGTACCTGTTGGTGTTGATGAAGAGCATAAAGCGCCTCAAGCTCATGATAATAGTAAGAAAGTCACAACTATTATGACAACGGCGGACATGGCGATGCGTATGGATCCGATATACGGAGAAATCTCTAAGCGCTTCTTCGAAAACCCTGACCAATTTGCCGACGCATTTGCTCGTGCTTGGTTTAAGTTGACTCACCGTGATATGGGGCCAAAAGCTCGCTATCTTGGTGAAGAAGTCCCTGCTGAAGATTTGATCTGGCAAGATCCACTACCTGAAGCGACAGGAAAAGCCCTAACGGCAGATTGTGTACATTCAATCAAAGACATCGTCAAAGCAACCGATCTATCCGTTGCAGAAATGGTGTATACCGCTTGGTCTTCAGCGTCGACATTCCGTGGCTCAGACTTCCGCGGTGGTGCGAACGGTGCTCGAATTCAGCTTGCTCCTCAAAAAGGCTGGGAAGTAAACCAACCTGAGCAGTTGGAACGCGTGCTAAATGTTTATCGCCAAGTTCAAGAGCAGTTCAGCGGTGATGTATCGCTTGCAGATGTTATTGTCATCGGTGGTAACCTCGCAATAGAACAGGCGGCAGAAGCAGCAGGTCATCAAATCTCAGTACCTTTCACTGCGGGACGAGTGGATGCAACCGAAGAGCAAACAGACGCAGAGTCTTTTGCGGTGCTTGAACCTGTGGCTGATGGTTTCCGTAACTTTGCGAAGAAAACCTACACAATTCCAGCAGAAGAATTACTGCTTGATAAAGCTCAGTTGCTAACGCTAACAGCGCCAGAAATGACGGTACTTGTGGGTGGCTTGCGTGTACTTGGTGCGAACCACGGTGAAACACCACACGGTGTGTTTACTAAGACGCCAGGCGTATTAACTAACGACTTCTTCGTTAACCTTACAGACATGAGCACTGAGTGGAAACCAGTATGCCCACACAACAGCGCTTACGTCGGCACTGACCGTGCAACGGGCGAGAAGAAGTGGACCGCCACTCGAGTTGATTTGGTGTTTGGTTCTAACTCCCAACTGCGTGCACTGGCTGAACTGTATGCTTGTGACGATGCGAAAGAGAAGTTCGTTCAAGACTTCGTCAACGCATGGGTGAAAGTGATGGATGCAGATCGCTTTGACGTGAAGTAA
- a CDS encoding TonB-dependent receptor, with translation MFKKTTLAVVVSSLFSIPAVANSTNSENVDEIIVVKGQKLERALQDTKESVAVVTTDAIEEYAIVDLNNAFALSANVYDLGAGESFGIRGVSQNSSSTGGGTGELGSLYVDGVAYTGFASRFMPKDLWDVEQVEVLRGPQSTNVGRNALIGAVVVTTKRPELGYHEAALRVGGGNYGKRSIEAMFNAPISDIAAFRFSGQFAESDGYITNAPLNDDKFDARKNYNLRSQLLIEPSDIWRLNLSAQYAKTDRGQDIYYVNEANGFPLDSRTSQDDVEAYERYNGWALAANLDYMINSNWSLNAVTSYLTGDYSRQDDTDRKPGITGNVVNRTVDDQNISQELRFNYHDSKLNGVIGLYATQVKYQIDSDRIDGFTLESFGITDPTFNALYGTLYANQDYKGGHTTENIALFNEWDYQLDSNWILSAGFRYDYEKLKVDQTDVKASLANGTTLPTANTGNPLIDGTITAINNQINGYLGDSLTPALDTSFHAFLPQLGATYKVSQDTSVSAFYKRGYRSGGAEFQANSRETVKYDPEYLNNYELSARSQWLGGDLVTNANAYYGDWGNQQINVCPAGDVTACRTENAAKSEIYGAELEAQYRVTRDLAVFSNIGWAKTKFKDYVSKEGDFSGNEFAFSPEFTSSIGGRYFITDSLYATATANYQSEMWGDIANNPEYKMDSRTLFDASIGYLGENYKVDAYIKNITDEFYLTGNWDSTGDRNVRAGAPREFGAYLSFFL, from the coding sequence GTGTTTAAAAAAACAACGCTAGCAGTGGTTGTGTCATCATTATTTTCAATTCCTGCTGTTGCAAACAGCACTAATTCAGAAAATGTTGATGAAATAATTGTTGTTAAAGGACAAAAGCTAGAGAGAGCCCTGCAGGATACTAAGGAAAGTGTTGCTGTAGTGACAACAGATGCCATCGAAGAGTATGCCATCGTAGATTTGAACAATGCATTTGCACTGTCTGCCAACGTTTATGATCTAGGGGCAGGAGAATCATTTGGTATTCGTGGTGTGAGCCAGAACTCATCTTCTACTGGTGGTGGTACTGGAGAACTAGGGAGCTTATACGTTGACGGTGTGGCATATACAGGCTTTGCAAGTCGATTTATGCCTAAAGATTTGTGGGATGTTGAACAAGTCGAAGTTTTGCGAGGACCTCAATCTACTAACGTTGGCCGAAACGCATTGATAGGTGCAGTTGTTGTTACGACCAAGCGCCCAGAATTAGGCTACCACGAAGCAGCTCTGCGTGTTGGGGGTGGTAACTATGGTAAACGAAGTATTGAAGCGATGTTTAACGCACCAATAAGCGATATTGCTGCATTTCGTTTTAGTGGTCAGTTTGCAGAATCAGATGGTTATATTACTAATGCACCATTAAATGACGACAAGTTTGATGCACGCAAAAACTACAATCTTCGTTCCCAATTACTGATTGAGCCAAGCGATATCTGGCGCCTGAATTTATCAGCCCAGTACGCAAAGACTGACCGTGGTCAGGATATCTATTATGTTAATGAAGCCAATGGTTTCCCACTGGATAGCCGTACATCACAAGATGATGTCGAAGCTTACGAACGTTATAACGGTTGGGCATTAGCTGCTAATCTAGACTACATGATCAACTCAAACTGGTCACTTAATGCAGTCACCTCATACCTAACAGGTGATTATAGTCGTCAAGATGACACTGATCGTAAACCAGGTATCACTGGTAATGTGGTAAATCGTACTGTCGATGATCAAAATATATCTCAAGAGCTAAGATTTAATTATCATGACTCTAAACTAAATGGTGTTATCGGTTTGTATGCCACCCAAGTTAAGTACCAAATCGATAGTGATCGAATCGATGGTTTTACACTTGAGTCGTTTGGTATTACTGACCCTACATTTAATGCGCTTTACGGCACCTTATATGCAAACCAAGATTATAAAGGTGGTCATACTACTGAGAATATTGCACTGTTTAATGAGTGGGATTACCAACTCGATAGCAATTGGATACTTTCTGCTGGGTTCCGTTACGATTATGAAAAGTTAAAAGTGGATCAAACTGATGTAAAAGCATCGCTAGCCAATGGAACAACCTTGCCTACTGCCAATACAGGTAATCCTCTTATTGATGGCACGATAACCGCAATTAACAACCAAATTAATGGCTACCTTGGGGATAGTCTAACACCAGCGCTCGATACTAGCTTCCATGCGTTTCTGCCACAACTAGGTGCGACTTACAAAGTTTCTCAAGATACCTCTGTGAGTGCCTTCTATAAACGTGGTTATCGTTCAGGTGGTGCTGAATTCCAAGCAAACTCACGTGAAACCGTGAAGTATGATCCTGAGTACCTCAATAATTATGAGCTGTCTGCTCGTAGCCAATGGCTTGGTGGTGACCTAGTAACAAATGCGAACGCCTACTACGGTGATTGGGGCAATCAGCAAATTAACGTTTGTCCAGCAGGTGACGTTACTGCTTGCCGTACAGAGAACGCTGCAAAATCAGAAATCTACGGTGCTGAACTTGAGGCACAGTATCGTGTAACCCGTGATCTCGCCGTTTTTTCGAACATTGGTTGGGCTAAGACCAAGTTCAAAGATTACGTAAGTAAAGAAGGGGATTTCTCTGGTAATGAGTTCGCGTTTAGCCCTGAGTTTACGTCAAGTATTGGCGGTCGTTACTTCATTACAGATAGTTTATATGCCACTGCTACGGCTAATTACCAGTCAGAAATGTGGGGAGATATTGCGAATAATCCAGAATACAAGATGGACTCTCGCACCCTTTTTGATGCATCGATTGGTTACTTAGGAGAAAATTACAAAGTGGATGCCTACATTAAAAACATCACTGATGAATTTTATCTAACAGGTAACTGGGATAGTACGGGAGATCGCAATGTTAGAGCAGGTGCACCACGAGAGTTTGGGGCATATTTGAGCTTTTTCTTATAA
- a CDS encoding sugar kinase: MKNINIAIIGECMVELQRKDGVLDQTFGGDTLNTALYLTRLTKAHGINTSYVTGMGTDPFSKQLVSAWEAEQIDTDTVVTIENKQPGLYYIETDETGERTFTYWRSDAAAKFMFDQEDTAALIDKLSSYDAVYLSGITLAILTESGRETLFSFLDGFKAKGGKVFFDNNYRPKLWKDAQEAQSWYLKMLTFTDTALLTFDDEQDLYGDDDVEQCIERTAAAGVAEIVIKRGSKDCLVVENGEANYVAANKIDNVVDTTAAGDSFSAGFLAKRLSGGTAQEAAYAGHCVAGNVIQHKGAIIPADAMPDLAL; this comes from the coding sequence ATGAAAAATATCAATATTGCTATCATTGGTGAATGTATGGTTGAGCTGCAGCGTAAGGACGGTGTACTTGACCAAACGTTCGGCGGCGATACTCTTAACACTGCGTTATACCTAACTCGCCTGACTAAAGCTCACGGCATCAATACGAGTTATGTAACAGGTATGGGCACTGATCCTTTCAGTAAGCAGCTAGTTTCTGCTTGGGAAGCTGAACAAATCGATACAGATACCGTAGTAACCATTGAAAATAAGCAGCCGGGTCTTTACTACATTGAGACCGATGAAACTGGCGAGCGTACCTTTACGTACTGGCGCAGTGACGCAGCTGCGAAATTTATGTTCGATCAAGAAGATACTGCGGCGCTTATCGATAAGCTATCTAGCTATGATGCTGTCTACTTGAGTGGTATTACGCTGGCGATTCTGACTGAGTCTGGCCGCGAAACTCTGTTTTCATTCCTAGATGGCTTTAAAGCGAAAGGCGGCAAAGTATTCTTTGATAACAACTACCGTCCAAAACTTTGGAAAGATGCGCAAGAAGCACAATCTTGGTATCTGAAGATGCTAACCTTTACCGACACGGCACTGCTGACTTTTGATGACGAGCAGGACCTATATGGTGACGACGATGTCGAGCAGTGTATTGAGCGTACTGCGGCGGCAGGTGTCGCAGAAATCGTTATCAAACGTGGTAGCAAAGATTGCCTAGTGGTTGAAAATGGTGAAGCTAACTATGTTGCAGCCAACAAGATTGACAACGTAGTCGATACTACCGCTGCTGGTGACTCGTTCAGCGCAGGTTTCTTAGCGAAGCGCCTATCAGGTGGAACCGCTCAGGAAGCCGCTTATGCAGGTCACTGCGTGGCAGGTAACGTGATTCAGCACAAAGGTGCAATCATTCCAGCAGACGCAATGCCAGACCTAGCTCTATAA
- a CDS encoding transporter, translated as MTIDTLVVLAYFFLLVAIGWMFRKFTTSTSDYFRGGGKMLWWMVGATAFMTQFSAWTFTGAAGRAFSDGFVVVILFLANAFGYFMNYMYFAPKFRQLRVVTAIEAIRQRFGKTSEQFFTWGGMPDSLISAGIWLNGLAIFVAAVFNIPMEATIIATGLVLMLMAVTGGSWAVVASDFLQMVVIMAVTITCSIAAYFYGGGLTNIISNFHVGNESFEGSFMLGSNLNYISIFVLWVVFIFVKQFGVMNNSINAYRYLCAKDSENARKAAGLACILMVIGPLIWFLPSWYVAAFMPEFAQNFSSMGDKAGDAAYLAFVQEVMPAGMVGLLMSAMFAATMSSMDSGLNRNAGIFVMNFYSPILRKNASQKELVVVSKTTTVVMGFIIIGIGLFINSLRHLSLFDIVLNVGALIGFPMLIPVLLGMWIRKTPDWSGWATLLVGGLVSYIFGISLQASHINEMFDITLTGREWSDLKVGISLAAHVVFTGGFFLVSSLFYKGLSPEREAEVEQLFKNWNTPVVAEGEEQQNLDTRQRSMLGNLISVAGFGIIAMALIPNEITGRLLFLLCGSIVLTVGILLVNAAKGPKAKLAAVK; from the coding sequence ATGACTATTGATACGCTTGTTGTTCTCGCCTATTTCTTCCTATTGGTAGCCATTGGATGGATGTTCCGTAAGTTCACGACATCAACCAGTGACTACTTTCGTGGGGGAGGCAAAATGCTCTGGTGGATGGTGGGTGCGACAGCATTCATGACCCAGTTCTCAGCATGGACGTTTACAGGTGCGGCAGGCCGCGCATTCAGCGATGGATTCGTTGTTGTTATCCTATTCCTAGCCAACGCATTTGGCTATTTCATGAACTACATGTACTTTGCACCTAAGTTCCGCCAGCTACGAGTGGTTACGGCTATTGAAGCCATTCGTCAACGCTTTGGTAAAACTTCTGAGCAATTCTTTACATGGGGTGGTATGCCTGACAGCCTTATCTCTGCGGGTATCTGGCTAAACGGTCTGGCTATCTTTGTTGCAGCGGTATTCAACATTCCGATGGAAGCGACAATCATCGCAACTGGTCTAGTGTTGATGCTAATGGCGGTGACAGGCGGTTCTTGGGCGGTTGTTGCGTCTGACTTCCTACAGATGGTTGTTATCATGGCGGTAACTATTACCTGTTCTATCGCAGCCTACTTCTACGGTGGCGGCCTAACCAACATCATCTCTAACTTCCATGTGGGTAATGAGAGCTTTGAAGGCAGCTTCATGCTGGGCAGCAACTTGAACTACATCAGCATCTTCGTGCTATGGGTGGTGTTCATCTTTGTTAAGCAGTTCGGTGTAATGAACAACAGCATCAACGCATATCGTTACCTATGTGCAAAAGACTCTGAAAACGCACGTAAAGCGGCAGGTCTTGCATGTATCTTGATGGTGATTGGTCCTCTAATTTGGTTCCTTCCTTCTTGGTATGTAGCGGCGTTTATGCCTGAATTTGCTCAAAACTTCTCATCGATGGGTGATAAAGCAGGTGATGCGGCTTACCTAGCGTTTGTACAAGAAGTGATGCCAGCAGGTATGGTTGGTCTACTGATGTCTGCGATGTTTGCGGCGACTATGTCTTCAATGGACTCTGGTCTAAACCGAAATGCGGGTATCTTCGTGATGAACTTCTACAGCCCGATTCTTCGCAAGAATGCGTCGCAAAAAGAGCTAGTAGTGGTAAGTAAGACAACAACCGTTGTAATGGGCTTTATCATTATCGGTATCGGTCTGTTCATCAACTCACTGCGCCACCTAAGCCTATTTGATATTGTACTGAACGTTGGTGCCCTAATCGGCTTCCCAATGCTTATCCCAGTACTGCTAGGTATGTGGATTCGTAAAACGCCAGATTGGTCTGGTTGGGCAACACTACTTGTGGGTGGTCTAGTGTCATACATCTTCGGTATTTCGCTACAAGCGAGCCACATCAACGAGATGTTCGATATTACGCTGACTGGCCGTGAATGGTCTGACTTGAAAGTGGGTATATCACTGGCAGCGCACGTAGTATTTACTGGTGGCTTCTTCCTAGTGTCTTCACTGTTCTACAAAGGCCTAAGCCCAGAGCGTGAAGCTGAAGTTGAGCAGCTATTCAAGAACTGGAACACGCCAGTGGTTGCAGAAGGTGAAGAGCAGCAGAACCTAGACACTCGTCAGCGTTCAATGCTAGGTAACCTAATCTCAGTGGCGGGCTTTGGCATCATCGCAATGGCGCTTATTCCGAACGAGATTACTGGTCGACTACTCTTCCTACTGTGTGGTTCGATTGTCTTGACTGTGGGTATCTTGCTGGTTAACGCAGCAAAAGGCCCAAAGGCTAAGCTTGCGGCAGTGAAGTAA